The following proteins are co-located in the Triticum aestivum cultivar Chinese Spring chromosome 1A, IWGSC CS RefSeq v2.1, whole genome shotgun sequence genome:
- the LOC123043761 gene encoding mediator of RNA polymerase II transcription subunit 32 produces the protein MMRKKLSGGGMDATVDELSAAYKEFVAAAVAVMEAREQSGGQKMAATDAALEAFKQRWELFRVSCDHAEELVESIRQRIGSECLVDEATGSSSSASTPASVALAAPGIKPISAVRLEQMSKAVRWLVIELQHGVGGPSAAGPGGGVSTPAAGAGGQHVHGGVESRFPEDGTQ, from the coding sequence ATGATGCGTAAGAAACTTTCGGGCGGCGGAATGGACGCGACGGTGGACGAGCTGAGCGCGGCGTATAAGGAGTTCGTGGCGGCTGCGGTGGCCGTGATGGAAGCTCGCGAGCAGTCGGGCGGCCAGAAGATGGCAGCCACGGACGCGGCGCTTGAAGCCTTCAAGCAGCGATGGGAGCTCTTCCGCGTCTCCTGCGACCACGCCGAGGAGCTCGTTGAGTCCATCCGCCAGCGCATCGGCTCCGAGTGTCTCGTCGACGAGGCCACGGGATCTTCCTCTTCCGCCTCCACGCCCGCAAGCGTCGCGCTGGCTGCCCCCGGCATCAAGCCAATCAGCGCCGTCCGCCTCGAGCAGATGAGCAAGGCCGTCCGCTGGCTCGTTATCGAGCTTCAGCACGGCGTCGGAGGGCCCTCAGCTGCCGGACCTGGCGGTGGCGTCTCAACCCCGGCTGCCGGCGCCGGAGGGCAGCATGTGCACGGCGGGGTCGAATCGCGCTTCCCCGAGGATGGCACCCAGTAG